Below is a genomic region from Bradyrhizobium sp. 1(2017).
CTAGATTTGCTGGCCAAAATGAGGTCGGGCGCGGTTCGCGCGCCCAGGGAGAGACGCGCTCGCCATGCTGCACGACTGGGGCGTGATCGCCGCCGCCTTCGGCTACATCGGCTTTCTGTTCCTGGTGGCGAGCCATGGCGACCGCCGCTCGGCGGCCGGGCCGCGCCGCGCCTCCGGGCTGATCTACCCGCTGTCGCTGGCAATCTACTGCACCTCCTGGACCTTCTTCGGCTCGGTGGGCTTTGCCACCCGCACCTCGACCGACTTCCTGGCGATCTATGTCGGCCCGATCCTGATGATCGGGCTTGGCGCCGGCGTGCTCCGGCGCGTGATCCAGCTGGCCAAGGCCCACAACATCACCTCGATCGCCGATTTCATCGGCGCGCGCTACGGCAAGAGCCAGGCGGTGGCGGCGACCGTGGCGCTGATCGCCATCATCGGCTCGGTGCCTTACATCGCGCTCCAGCTCAAGGCGGTGGCCTCCTCGCTCGGAACGATCCTGAGCGAAGATCAGGCCTTCTCCCACATCCCGATCCTCGGCGACATGGCGCTGATGGTGACGCTGGCGATGGCGGCCTTCGCGGTGCTGTTCGGCACCCGCCAGACCGACGCCACCGAGCACCAGCACGGCCTGATGCTGGCGGTCGCGACCGAATCCATCATCAAGCTGGTCGCCTTCCTAGCCGCCGGCATCTTCGTCACCTTCTGGATGTTCTCGCCGAACGAATTGATCGAGCGCGCGATGAAGACGCCGGAGGCGGTGCGCGCCATCAACTATTCGCCGTCGATCGGCAACTTTCTCACCATGACGCTGCTGTCGCTGTGCGCGATCATGCTGCTGCCGCGCCAGTTTCACGTCAGCGTGGTGGAAAATTCCTCCGACGCCGAGGTCGGCCGCGCGCGCTGGCTGTTCCCGCTCTATCTCGTCGCCATCAATCTGTTCGTGATCCCGATCGCGCTGGCTGGTCTCGTCACCTTCCCGTTCGGCGCCGCCGACCCCGATATGTACGTGCTGGCCCTGCCGATGGAGGGCGGCGCGGATCTGCTCAGCGTCGCCATCTTCGTCGGCGGACTGTCGGCGGCAACCGCCATGGTGATCGTCGAATGCGTCGCGCTCTCCATCATGGTCTCGAACGACCTCGTGGTGCCCCTGGTGTTGCAACGACGGCCGGAAGGACGCACCGGCGGCGCCGATTTCAGCGATTTCCTGCTGCGCTCGCGGCGGCTTGCGATCTTCGCCATCATGGTGATGGCGTATTTCTACTACCGCGCGCTCGGCAACACCCAGCTCGCCGCGATCGGCCTGTTGTCCTTTGCCGCCATCGCCCAGCTTGCGCCGAGCTTCTTCGGCGGGCTTTTGTGGCGGCGGGCGACGGCACGCGGTGCCATCGGCGGCATGCTGGTCGGTTTCGCCGTGTGGCTCTACACGCTGTTCTTGCCGAGCTTCATGGACACCTCGACATCAGGCATCCTGTGGCTCCAGCACGGCCCGTTCGGAATCGAGGCGCTGCGGCCGCAGGCGCTGTTCGGCGCCGACCTGCCGCCGCTGATGCACGGCGTCATCTGGTCGCTGGCGCTCAACATCCTCACTTATGTGCTCCTCTCGCTGGCGCGCCGGCCGTCCTCCATCGAGCTGGTGCAGGCCGACCTGTTCGTCCCCAACACGCTCGCGCCGATCTCTCCGAGCTTCCGCCGCTGGCGCACCACCGTCACCGTGCAGGACATCCAGACCACGGTAGCGCAATATCTCGGGCCCGACCGCGCCCGCCATTCCTTCGAGGCCTTCTCGGCGCGGCGCAATGTCCGGCTCGAATCCGGCGCGCCCGCCGATTTCGAGCTGTTGCAGCACGCCGAGCACCTGATCGCGTCCTCGATCGGCGCGGCCTCCTCGCGGCTCGTGATGTCGCTGCTGCTGCGCAAGCGCACCGTCTCGGCGAAGGCCGCACTGAAGCTGCTCGACGATTCCCATGCGGCGCTGCATTTCAACCGCGAGATCCTTCAGACCGCGCTCAACCACGTGCGCCAGGGCATCGCGGTGTTCGATGCCGACCTGCAGCTGATCTGCTCCAACCGGCAGTTCGGCGATCTCCTCAACGTTCCCCCGCATTTCATCGCGTTCGGCACGCCGCTTCGCGAAATCCTGGAATTCATCGGCGTCGGCGATCCGGACGACCCGTTCGAGCGCGAGGCCATGCTGGAGCGGCGGCTGGCCGCCTACACCACCGACAGCGAGCCCTATCTCGAACGTCTGCCGGATCGCCACATGGTGATCGAGGTGCTCACCAACCACATGCCTGGCGGCGGCTTCGTCATCACCTTCACCGACGTCACGCCGACGTTCGAGGCGGCGGAAGCGCTGGAGCGTGCCAATGCGACGCTGGAAAAGCGCGTCCGCGACCGCACCGAGGAGCTGACGCGGCTGAACTCGGAGCTGGCGCTGGCCAAGAGCACGGCGGAGGACGCCAGCATCTCCAAGACGCGCTTCCTCGCCGCCGCCAGCCACGACATTCTGCAGCCGTTGAACGCGGCGCGGCTCTACGTCACCAGCCTCGTCGAGCGCCAGCACAACGGCGAGGAGACGCGGCTGGTCGAGAACATCGACGAGTCACTGCAGGCGATCGAGGAGATCCTCGGCGCGCTGCTCGATATCTCCAGGCTCGACGCCGGCGCGATGACGACATCGACCTCGAGCTTCAAGATGGCCGATCTGATGCGCTCGCTGGAGATCGAATTCGCGCCGATCGCCCGCGCCAAGGGCCTGGAGCTCACCTTCGTGCCCTGCTCGCTCCCGGTCGAGTCGGACCGCCTGCTGCTGCGACGCCTGCTCCAGAACCTGATCTCCAACGCGATCAAGTACACCCCGCGCGGACGCGTGCTGGTCGGCTGCCGCCGCCAGGGCCCGTCCCTGAAGATCTGCGTCTACGACACTGGCGTCGGCATCCCGCCGGTCAAGCGCGGCGAGATCTTCAAGGAGTTCCACCGCCTCGAGCAGGGCGCGCGAATCGCACGCGGCCTCGGCCTGGGGCTCTCGATCGTCGAGCGGCTGGCGCGCGTGCTCAAGCACGGCATCGCCATCGACGGCAATAGAAGCGGCGGCTCGGTGTTCTCCGTGACGGTGCCGACGGCGAAGGCGATCACCCACACCGCCGCCGTGACCAGCGCGACGCCGCTGGCGCGCACACCGATCTCGGGCGCGCTGATCGTCTGCATCGAAAACGATGCGGCGATCCTCGACGGCATGCGCACGCTGTTGAAGGCCTGGGACGCCGAGGTGATCGCAGTCGCCGATCCCGAAGGCGCGATCGCCGCGATCGAGACCGCCGGACGAAGCGTCACCGGCCTGCTCGTCGATTATCATCTCGACCGCGGCAACGGCATCGCCGCCATCCGCGACATCCGCCGCCGCTTCGGCGACGGCATTCCCGCGATCCTGATCACCGCCG
It encodes:
- a CDS encoding PAS domain-containing hybrid sensor histidine kinase/response regulator, which codes for MLHDWGVIAAAFGYIGFLFLVASHGDRRSAAGPRRASGLIYPLSLAIYCTSWTFFGSVGFATRTSTDFLAIYVGPILMIGLGAGVLRRVIQLAKAHNITSIADFIGARYGKSQAVAATVALIAIIGSVPYIALQLKAVASSLGTILSEDQAFSHIPILGDMALMVTLAMAAFAVLFGTRQTDATEHQHGLMLAVATESIIKLVAFLAAGIFVTFWMFSPNELIERAMKTPEAVRAINYSPSIGNFLTMTLLSLCAIMLLPRQFHVSVVENSSDAEVGRARWLFPLYLVAINLFVIPIALAGLVTFPFGAADPDMYVLALPMEGGADLLSVAIFVGGLSAATAMVIVECVALSIMVSNDLVVPLVLQRRPEGRTGGADFSDFLLRSRRLAIFAIMVMAYFYYRALGNTQLAAIGLLSFAAIAQLAPSFFGGLLWRRATARGAIGGMLVGFAVWLYTLFLPSFMDTSTSGILWLQHGPFGIEALRPQALFGADLPPLMHGVIWSLALNILTYVLLSLARRPSSIELVQADLFVPNTLAPISPSFRRWRTTVTVQDIQTTVAQYLGPDRARHSFEAFSARRNVRLESGAPADFELLQHAEHLIASSIGAASSRLVMSLLLRKRTVSAKAALKLLDDSHAALHFNREILQTALNHVRQGIAVFDADLQLICSNRQFGDLLNVPPHFIAFGTPLREILEFIGVGDPDDPFEREAMLERRLAAYTTDSEPYLERLPDRHMVIEVLTNHMPGGGFVITFTDVTPTFEAAEALERANATLEKRVRDRTEELTRLNSELALAKSTAEDASISKTRFLAAASHDILQPLNAARLYVTSLVERQHNGEETRLVENIDESLQAIEEILGALLDISRLDAGAMTTSTSSFKMADLMRSLEIEFAPIARAKGLELTFVPCSLPVESDRLLLRRLLQNLISNAIKYTPRGRVLVGCRRQGPSLKICVYDTGVGIPPVKRGEIFKEFHRLEQGARIARGLGLGLSIVERLARVLKHGIAIDGNRSGGSVFSVTVPTAKAITHTAAVTSATPLARTPISGALIVCIENDAAILDGMRTLLKAWDAEVIAVADPEGAIAAIETAGRSVTGLLVDYHLDRGNGIAAIRDIRRRFGDGIPAILITADRSPAVQLAARDEKVAVLNKPLKPASLRALLGQWRTQQMVAAE